TTTGCAGCCAGAATTAATTCAAAGAGTGTGCCCTGGTCAACTTTCAGAAACTCTTGATCCCACACAGGTATGTTGTCGGTTCGCTTTTCTTTGTTTTCATCATCCTCTGGTGGGGTAGGGTCATCTCGGTGATGTGTACACCACTGGATCACCTTTTTCAGAATAGCAGCATTCACATTTGGGAGTGGCACTGGATCATCATCACCTTCATCATCCATACCTAGATCTTCCAACATTGTTTTGATAGTGATGGATTGCTTTGCTATTTCTACATCAACCTCAAAGATCTCTCCATCTGAGCTTTGCAGCTTAATGGCTGGCATTTTCTCGGCCTTCTTCTcgcaccaccgcacccccacccccacctctcggCTCCTCCTCTAGCTTCTCTTCACATCGGACCCAAACAGAACAGTCCACTGGGTCAACAAGGAAGGAGGGACTGGGGAATCTGGCATGTCCTACTTGGCCAATGATTCCTGCTGTTCAGAGCAATAGCACTCATTGGCCGTGTAGCCTGTCAGTCAGGATGGTTTATGTGCCAGATTGGTTGCCAATTGTGTCAGTGCCCAAGCAGCCAATTTGCCAGGTAGACCATCTTGACTGACAGGTTTATCGGCCAATGAGCTCTGGCCCCCCAGAGGTCAGGTCCTGGTGTTTAGCATCTTGTGTACCTGCCTCTCCCAGGCACTGCCCAGAGCTACTTGAGGGTCATTCTCAATCTCCTGTCTCCTCTATTGAAGGCCATCAGTTTTCCACCAGCCACAACTCTGCCTCTGCACCTCATAGGATCACTAGGAGAAGTGAAGAGACATGAAAAGCAGGCACTACGGGAATGCACAAGGTGATTCGTTTATGAATTAAATGTGCAATTGTAGTTTTTATTTTTTGTGTTGCTGTAAAGAGGTAGTGATGGAGGGAGGTTAAGGAGCATAGGCTGCCTGTTGAATGGGGAAGTGTGGGCCTGTGGTGGGAATCATTGCTGGTGGGACAGacagaccagccaaaggtccGTTAACTTCAGGTGAGAATTTCCAGTCCTGTAGCGGGAAGGACCAGGAAATCCCGTGTGTGATTGAGTTCACTGGCATCACTcattaaattcaatttaattagtaCATGTTATTGTCCTTAGAGGAAGTCACTGGGGGTTGAATTGCTTATTCATAATCAACAAGAAAttaagaaaggaaagaaagaattaCGTAGCCATATAACAACTCATGGCGCTACAGTGCAGCACGAAGATCACTGCCAAAGAGAATAAAAAAGATATAGATTGAGAAAAGAGTCTTAGCCCTTCATGTTCCTTCCCTAGCACAGGTGTGTCCTATAACTCTGTCTAAGCTGGTGATATGATTGTGTCCTCCAGATTGTCTTCTGTACCAGGCATTGATGGTATATTGaaggaacagagatgaggataatACAGAGTTTTAGGAAGATCTCTGATCCTGGGTAGTCACAATCCACCAGCAGACTCAGCCATCCTTAATATTCTGCTATCTCTCTGCTACAAAATGCACCAGGCCAAGGAGACCACTTACTTTTGCTGGCCTGGCCTAATCCCATTCAGAGATATTCCAGCCCCAAACCTCCCTGCTGGATGGCAATGACTCACCTCTCCTAGGCCACGAGCCCTCAGGCCTGGTACTACGTGAAGAACCGATCCAGGAAAAGGGATAATTAGGGGGATAACTGATCTCACCCTGAAGTTACAGTTGATGCAGCTGAGCTAAACCTGTCCACCCCAGCATGACTGACCACTATACAGGGGCATCATCTCCCTGTTCCTACAGAGACTTCTTTCAAACTGTTGCTATCTTGTTGTTGAGGTGAGATTAATATTGTTCGCACAGTATGCAGTACACCACAACCTGTTCAGCTGTGCACTGCAGATCTCCCCCAGAGTGGGGTCCAAGCAGTGGGAGGATTGCTTCGATGACGTGTCCTATAaagtatttgacattttgaaaagaaAGGAAGTTAGGAATATGTGgtagggtagctctgttaattaaggatgtcattagtacagtagtgagagatgaccttagctcaaaagagcaagatgtagaatcagtttgggtagagataagaaataggaaaggtgggAGGGCTCTTGTGGCAGTAGAttataggtcccctaacagtagttacactgtaggaTTGGATATACAGAAAGAAATAAATGGAGTTTATAAGAAAGctacagtgataatcatgggtgactttaatctacatgtagattggaaaaatcagttTGGCAAAGATtgcctggaaaatgagttcatagagtgttttcaggaCTATTTCTTAGAGCTGTACATTCCAGAGTCAACTTTGccaggtattttgcatctgtcttcatggtagaggacttagaaaacttcccaaaggtaCTAGAAAATCAAgcggtgaaagggagggaggaacttaaaacaattatcaTCACTTTGGAAAAGGTGATGGAAAAACTATTAGGCCTAATGGCTGACAAGCCCCCAGGTTCAGATGGGctgtatcctagggtcttaaaagaagtggctgaagagatagtagaggcattggttataatcttccaaaattccttagatccaGGAAGGaacccagtggattggaaaatagctaatgtaacacctttattcaagaaaggagggaggcagaaaacaggaaattatagaccgGTTAGCcaaacatctgtcacagggaaagtgctagaatccattattaggaAGGTCATAGTagaatacttagaaaatcattatgggattaggcagagtcaacatgtgctgtaaaagggaaatcatgtttaactaatttattagagttctttggggAAGTTATattcaaggtggataaaggggaacctgcagatgtggggcagaattttgcccttgtcggccAGGCTTGGCGGGGGCAGGTGGATTGGAACTTACCACCTCTTCCCAGTTTGGTCTATAACCAACTCTAACCTGCACTGCATCTTTACTGCTGCTGAGCTGTATGACAACTGTTAGGAAGTTGTCACGTTCTGTAACTCTGTGACTCTAAGAAATGGAATAAATGCAGCAATGGTGGCACTTCCCACATCCGGAGGAGAAAGGACCAATAAAACCCACACCACTTCCAACCTTTTGAACATGTGGCCACAAATTAAACAATtaaatttttatttctttatcAATAACACTGTGGATCATTGGTTTATTGTGAAGGTTCATACACAAATCATAGAATTCTTTGAGACAGTTTAGGATTCCAAATTTAGGGCTAAAAATGCATTCACATTGCACCAATCAAAACGGTGTGTTGCAGATTATAGTGAATCCATTGGGGCAGACACCCCCATTGGCCGTTACCTGCGTGGCCTGTGTTAGAGGAAATGGGCACAGGTAGCCACAGGCCACACACTGTCTATCCCTGAGGAACTGATATAGTCTGCGTAGTGCAGCTTTGAAGTGGTGCTATGCAAGTGAATTTTCAGCTCGCAGTCTTTACTAAACACTATTTAGATTGACCCCATTGGATGACAGTTCAAAGTAATGCATGCTTTTGATTTACATATGCAGTTGCACATATGCTACACAATTTAAATGATTTGAAAGTTTTGAGCTAATAGTCCACTACAAGCCTTCAAATTTAGATGCTCCTGAGCATTGTAGGCGCTGTATGGAAAATGACTGGTGTGCATGGCTCAGAGAAACTCCACGTGGAATGCATCTCATTCAGCATGAATGccagaaaaataaaaatcagcTGCTTTATTGCAAAGCACACCTCTAGTTTTTAAATAGCAACTTCTTATTGAGGTGACCATGTACTAATTTTGAGTTACACTGTCAGGGCTGGCCAACTTTCAAACTTTGTACACTTAACTAAAATTGCATACTGACCAAGAAGAAATCTTTAACTGTGTCTGCACAAAATATTGAAGCTCAGCTCGTGAGTGGGAATTTTGAGGTGCTTTAATTTTGACTTCATTTGAAACCATTTTTCCTGCCTCTGTCCCTATCTCGATTGCACTCTCTCCTTACCTCTATCATTCtcactt
This sequence is a window from Carcharodon carcharias isolate sCarCar2 chromosome 10, sCarCar2.pri, whole genome shotgun sequence. Protein-coding genes within it:
- the LOC121283373 gene encoding S-phase kinase-associated protein 1-like, whose protein sequence is MPAIKLQSSDGEIFEVDVEIAKQSITIKTMLEDLGMDDEGDDDPVPLPNVNAAILKKVIQWCTHHRDDPTPPEDDENKEKRTDNIPVWDQEFLKVDQGTLFELILAANYLDIKGLLDVTCKTVANMIKGKTPEEIRKTFNIRNDFTEEEETQVRKENQWCEEK